A stretch of Pogona vitticeps strain Pit_001003342236 chromosome 5, PviZW2.1, whole genome shotgun sequence DNA encodes these proteins:
- the DENND11 gene encoding DENN domain-containing protein 11 — MGEQADDAPLLIWAEGPAVSVPEPAAEPVGWRGSRPSAPWASGGGSGGPLGDPPSGGSVGEAAQVEEDQIVAVFVVTFDPRSGNMVEWCLPQDIDLEGVEFKSMASGSHKIQSDFIYFRKGLCFGLACFANMPVESEIERGARMKSVGILSPSYTLLYRYMHFLENQVRHQLEMPGHYSHLEAFYDDKKGVISAGTPASQQPVHWLPSIHRYMYPEMKITHPAGCMSQFIKFFGEQILTLWKFALLRKRILIFSPPPVGVVCYRVYCCCCLANVSLPGIGGTVPESKPFFYVNVADIEMLETEMSYVACTTEKIFEEKQDLYDIYVDNQNVKTHHDHLKPLLKINSADKEKYRRLNDQRQMLMYSQEVDGDCSSCEEDLFILFFMEQNNRIFQTLMEVSSSQDKTLTADHARGMGLDPQGDRSFLMDLLEVYGIDVMLVIDNPCCT; from the exons ATGGGGGAGCAAGCCGACGACGCGCCGCTGCTCATCTGGGCCGAGGGCCCGGCCGTCTCCGTCCCAGAGCCGGCCGCCGAGCCCGTGGGCTGGCGGGGCTCTCGCCCTTCCGCGCCATGGGCAAGCGGCGGTGGCAGCGGAGGGCCGCTAGGGGATCCGCCGTCGGGGGGCTCCGTCGGGGAAGCGGCGCAGGTGGAGGAGGATCAGATCGTGGCGGTGTTTGTGGTCACTTTCGACCCCCGCTCGG GTAACATGGTTGAATGGTGTTTACCACAAGATATTGATCTGGAAGGCGTTGAGTTCAAGTCTATGGCCAGTGGGTCCCATAAAATCCAGTCAGATTTCAT TTACTTCCGGAAAGGGCTTTGTTTCGGCTTGGCCTGTTTTGCCAACATGCCTGTGGAGAGCGAGATAGAACGTGGTGCCCGCATGAAATCGGTGGGGATTCTTTCTCCTTCCTACACCTTATTGTACAGATACATGCACTTCCTGGAGAACCAGGTCAG ACACCAGCTGGAGATGCCTGGACATTACTCTCACTTGGAAGCGTTTTATGATGACAAAAAGGGGGTTATCTCTGCTGGTACCCCTGCCTCCCAGCAGCCTGTCCACTGGTTGCCTTCCATCCACAGATACATGTACCCAGAGATGAAG ATCACCCACCCTGCCGGCTGTATGTCTCAGTTCATCAAGTTCTTTGGGGAACAGATCCTTACCCTCTGGAAGTTTGCCTTGCTTCGCAAACGCATTTTGATATTTTCACCGCCTCCTGTTGGTGTGGTCTGCTACAGAG TTTATTGCTGTTGCTGCCTTGCCAATGTCTCCTTGCCCGGCATTGGTGGAACTGTCCCTGAATCCAAGCCATTCTTCTACGTCAATGTGGCGGACATTGAAATGCTGGAGACGGAAATGTCGTATGTGGCTT GCACGACTGAAAAGATCTTTGAAGAGAAGCAAGATCTGTATGACATCTATGTGGATAACCAGAATGTGAAGACACACCATGACCATCTGAAGCCATTGCTGAAGATCAACAGTGCAGACAAGGAAAAATACCGGAGGCTGAATGACCAGAG GCAGATGCTGATGTACTCCCAGGAGGTAGATGGGGACTGCAGTTCTTGTGAAGAAGATCTCTTCATCTT GTTCTTTATGGAGCAGAACAACAGGATATTTCAGACACTGATGGAAGTGTCATCCAGCCAGGACAAGACGTTGACGGCTGACCATGCCCGGGGAATGGGCTTAGACCCCCAAGGTGATCGTAGCTTCCTCATGGACCTACTGGAAGTCTACGGCATTGACGTCATGCTGGTCATTGATAACCCTTGTTGTACTTGA